From a single Cyclobacterium marinum DSM 745 genomic region:
- a CDS encoding universal stress protein produces MKNILVPTDFSETANRAADIAIAIAEKSGAEIHFLHLQITPVPWVKLDKEKEQRFPETLKEIGHAKSELNKLVNKVETKGLKGKQFLVFDVGREEILKHIPFHHHDFVVMGSHGASGAKEMFIGSNAQKVLRDATVPVLIIKEKSKWPVNNVVFASNFEEDVKEPFKTVVKFADLNESNMHLLYVNVPFSFEETDRSLEKMHAFHETCPRGGTCTTNIYNSLNEERGILKFSESVNADLIALTTHGRTGFFNLIGKSITENLANHADIPILSINLNR; encoded by the coding sequence ATGAAAAATATTTTAGTACCTACCGACTTTTCAGAAACAGCTAATCGAGCGGCAGATATTGCCATTGCCATAGCAGAAAAATCAGGTGCGGAAATTCATTTTTTGCACCTACAAATCACGCCTGTGCCGTGGGTTAAACTTGATAAGGAGAAGGAGCAGCGATTTCCCGAAACATTAAAGGAAATCGGGCATGCGAAGAGCGAGCTTAATAAGCTGGTAAATAAAGTGGAAACCAAAGGTTTGAAGGGCAAACAGTTTCTCGTATTTGATGTGGGTAGAGAGGAAATTCTCAAACATATCCCATTCCACCATCATGATTTTGTCGTCATGGGTTCGCATGGTGCATCGGGTGCAAAAGAAATGTTTATCGGATCGAATGCGCAAAAGGTACTAAGAGATGCTACTGTACCCGTTTTGATCATCAAAGAAAAGTCTAAGTGGCCCGTTAACAATGTGGTTTTTGCATCCAATTTTGAAGAAGATGTCAAAGAACCTTTCAAGACAGTGGTGAAGTTCGCTGATCTCAACGAATCCAATATGCATCTTCTTTATGTCAATGTGCCGTTTTCATTTGAGGAGACGGACAGGAGCCTTGAGAAAATGCATGCTTTTCATGAAACCTGTCCTCGCGGAGGAACCTGCACCACCAACATCTACAATTCGCTAAATGAAGAACGCGGCATTCTAAAGTTTTCCGAATCTGTAAATGCTGACCTTATTGCATTAACTACACATGGGAGGACCGGCTTTTTTAACCTGATAGGAAAGAGCATTACCGAAAACCTGGCAAACCATGCCGATATACCTATACTAAGTATTAACCTTAACCGATAA
- a CDS encoding P-II family nitrogen regulator has protein sequence MRQEGICCLTVFEGEGTGHYTDERKDFPSLRHPFSHAKIAKLEVVLPDKEVKTALEIIHQNGKTAHSGDGIIYITEVSEMVKVKSLEPDLENRDL, from the coding sequence TTGCGTCAAGAAGGAATTTGTTGCCTAACCGTCTTTGAAGGAGAGGGAACAGGGCACTACACGGATGAGCGCAAGGATTTTCCGTCTTTGAGGCACCCATTTTCACATGCTAAAATAGCAAAACTGGAAGTTGTTTTACCAGATAAGGAAGTGAAGACAGCACTAGAGATTATACATCAAAATGGAAAAACAGCCCACTCAGGGGACGGCATTATTTATATCACAGAGGTTAGTGAGATGGTCAAAGTAAAATCATTAGAACCCGACTTGGAGAACAGAGACTTATGA
- a CDS encoding SHOCT domain-containing protein — protein sequence MHWFEGHYGGMHIIWWVIWVIFIVWIFATPWEIPGQKTKKETPLDLLKKRYAKGEISKEEYEDIKKTLLK from the coding sequence ATGCATTGGTTTGAAGGACATTATGGCGGTATGCACATCATCTGGTGGGTGATTTGGGTGATTTTTATCGTTTGGATTTTTGCAACGCCCTGGGAAATACCAGGGCAAAAAACGAAAAAGGAAACTCCATTGGATCTTTTGAAAAAGAGGTACGCTAAAGGAGAAATCAGTAAAGAAGAATATGAAGACATAAAAAAGACCTTGTTAAAATGA
- a CDS encoding YHS domain-containing protein, with translation MIINTSCSVGHHHQTSKKHADPVCENSVDVNAALLYSNNDEMYYFNSEECLQVFKKNPEKFSMALGGRPGLFRGK, from the coding sequence ATGATCATAAATACCTCCTGCTCGGTGGGTCATCATCACCAGACATCTAAGAAACATGCTGATCCTGTTTGTGAGAATAGCGTTGACGTAAATGCAGCACTTCTGTATTCAAATAATGATGAGATGTATTACTTCAACAGTGAAGAATGTCTCCAGGTATTTAAGAAGAATCCTGAAAAATTCAGTATGGCTCTAGGGGGCAGACCCGGACTTTTTCGTGGTAAATGA
- a CDS encoding DUF302 domain-containing protein, which produces MEYYHSKLVKNSSFQDVVDHVVKELGREGFGVLTEIDVQETMKHKLNIDFNTYKILGTCNPEYAFKALKAEDKIGTMLPCNVFVQDLMDGHIEVSVVDPISSMQAIANEELEIVALNTRQKLLDVLQNV; this is translated from the coding sequence ATGGAGTATTATCACAGTAAACTTGTTAAAAACAGTTCTTTTCAGGATGTAGTAGATCATGTGGTTAAAGAATTGGGCAGAGAGGGTTTTGGAGTATTAACCGAGATCGATGTTCAGGAAACTATGAAACACAAACTTAACATTGATTTTAATACCTACAAGATATTAGGGACATGTAATCCCGAGTACGCATTTAAAGCATTAAAGGCCGAAGATAAAATAGGCACCATGTTACCCTGTAATGTGTTTGTGCAGGATCTTATGGATGGTCATATCGAGGTGTCAGTTGTAGACCCGATAAGCTCTATGCAGGCAATTGCCAATGAAGAACTTGAAATAGTGGCTTTGAATACTCGCCAGAAATTACTCGATGTCTTACAAAATGTATAG
- a CDS encoding helix-turn-helix domain-containing protein: MKTLILNIKNMVCPRCILVVQNELEELGALISTIRLGYVAIQVPDNLSKEKIASRLNSYGFELLEDKEEVLMEQIKLGIQHYIEILEKSTKEVMLSDFLAHEIGKNYNFLSKLFSKIEGLTIETYYINKRVDRVKELIKYDELNLSEIAVKLGYSSVHYLSSQFKRVTGLSVSDYKEVMKNENRYYKNLSEALGDLREKGYTYNFNRKEDCLECKDLCASFQIEELNISEFYRFDENEDAAGKSVIYGIETKDGLKGLLIDNSNLQNKALFRRLSDKLRDGSGEKMG, from the coding sequence ATGAAAACATTAATTCTTAATATAAAAAATATGGTATGCCCAAGATGTATTTTGGTTGTACAAAATGAATTAGAGGAACTTGGAGCATTAATTTCAACGATACGGCTTGGGTATGTTGCTATCCAAGTGCCAGATAATCTTAGCAAGGAAAAAATAGCCAGCAGATTAAATTCGTATGGATTTGAACTTCTTGAAGACAAAGAAGAAGTCCTGATGGAACAGATTAAGCTTGGAATTCAACACTATATAGAAATCCTTGAAAAATCTACCAAAGAGGTGATGTTGTCTGATTTTCTGGCACACGAAATAGGTAAAAACTACAATTTTCTTAGCAAGCTTTTTTCAAAAATTGAGGGGCTTACGATAGAGACCTACTACATAAACAAAAGAGTGGACAGGGTGAAAGAACTGATAAAGTATGATGAACTGAACTTAAGTGAGATTGCTGTTAAGCTCGGATACAGTTCCGTCCATTACCTATCCAGTCAATTTAAGCGTGTTACCGGTCTTTCTGTATCTGATTATAAAGAAGTAATGAAAAACGAGAACCGGTACTACAAGAACTTATCTGAAGCACTGGGCGACTTAAGAGAAAAAGGCTACACCTATAATTTCAACAGGAAGGAAGATTGCCTGGAATGTAAGGATCTATGTGCCAGCTTTCAAATTGAGGAATTGAATATTTCAGAGTTCTACCGGTTTGATGAAAATGAAGATGCAGCAGGTAAGTCTGTTATTTATGGGATCGAAACAAAAGATGGTTTGAAAGGACTACTCATTGACAATAGTAACCTTCAAAACAAGGCACTATTCAGGAGACTTTCTGACAAGTTGAGAGATGGGTCTGGTGAAAAAATGGGTTGA
- a CDS encoding membrane protein, translating into MKKFWTIIFLTFTLFTVLAHDGEQHEENAHQDTINAERLVNDSHSIDTPEEKTILNEEKKLTASLNDFPNLHPLMVHFPIVLLLIGAILAFVNVFFLKIEIDWVITGLVFFGALGAYLSGRTFHPHTHDLTLHAKQVLAQHDLWADWTIYLSIIGFVTQIISQFIFKQKRWAVVVVAFFLIVSGYSVSRAGHYGAQLVHIEAVGPQGNFLDLEESHSH; encoded by the coding sequence ATGAAGAAGTTTTGGACCATAATATTTTTAACTTTTACGCTTTTTACAGTTTTGGCCCATGATGGCGAGCAGCATGAGGAAAATGCTCATCAAGACACCATCAACGCTGAAAGGCTAGTAAACGATTCACATTCTATAGATACACCAGAGGAGAAGACTATCCTAAATGAGGAAAAAAAACTAACTGCGAGTTTGAATGATTTCCCAAATCTGCATCCGCTCATGGTTCATTTTCCTATAGTATTATTATTAATTGGTGCTATTTTGGCCTTTGTGAATGTTTTTTTTCTAAAAATAGAAATAGATTGGGTAATCACCGGGCTTGTTTTTTTTGGTGCACTGGGAGCCTATCTTTCGGGAAGAACTTTTCACCCACATACCCATGATTTAACCTTGCATGCCAAGCAAGTGCTCGCACAGCATGATTTATGGGCCGATTGGACCATATACTTAAGTATAATTGGTTTTGTGACACAAATCATCAGTCAGTTTATCTTCAAACAAAAACGCTGGGCCGTTGTAGTGGTTGCCTTTTTTCTTATTGTATCTGGCTATTCTGTGTCACGTGCAGGTCATTATGGGGCTCAATTGGTACATATAGAAGCGGTAGGACCCCAAGGCAATTTCCTTGATTTAGAAGAAAGTCATAGTCATTGA
- a CDS encoding potassium channel family protein, which translates to MNIIILFFAILLLLIIIWDFFITVLSISGAGFVSSMISALISTVFLKLSRLLKNREVLNYSGVSVILSLIIWWIGGLWLGFFLLLVSDSDSVVNTSTHEMASISDKFYYSGYVLSTMGNGDFKPGSSTWQIVIAFFPFSGFIFITTAMTYLISVSSAVIFKRSLAHSITDIMGLDNYDERINCLYENTDNIRNRINQHNQNHLAYPVVHYFYSLDKKASFSVGLWELNAMLTSLQNDPTQPLNKLKPLNQAIDNYLSSMGEAFIPKVQSNSENEGEDSVKKRRKQLQNLLKSDGWHLNQIEMY; encoded by the coding sequence ATGAATATAATTATACTGTTTTTTGCAATATTGCTTCTATTAATAATTATATGGGATTTTTTCATTACAGTTCTATCCATAAGTGGAGCAGGTTTTGTTTCATCGATGATATCAGCCCTAATATCGACAGTATTTCTAAAATTAAGCCGTTTGCTGAAGAATAGGGAAGTGCTTAATTATTCTGGGGTTTCGGTAATTCTCTCTCTTATTATATGGTGGATTGGTGGGTTGTGGCTTGGTTTTTTTTTACTTCTTGTAAGCGATAGCGATTCAGTTGTAAACACTTCTACTCATGAAATGGCTTCTATTTCAGATAAATTTTACTACAGTGGGTACGTACTTTCTACTATGGGCAATGGAGACTTTAAGCCTGGTTCGTCTACTTGGCAAATAGTTATTGCATTCTTTCCTTTTTCCGGATTTATTTTTATCACCACTGCTATGACCTATCTTATCTCTGTGTCTTCTGCTGTTATTTTTAAAAGGTCACTTGCACATTCTATTACCGACATAATGGGGCTTGATAATTATGATGAAAGGATAAACTGCTTATATGAAAACACAGATAACATAAGAAATAGGATCAACCAACATAATCAGAATCATTTGGCCTACCCTGTGGTGCATTACTTTTATAGTTTAGATAAAAAAGCTTCTTTTTCGGTTGGCTTGTGGGAGCTAAATGCAATGCTTACCTCCCTTCAAAATGATCCTACTCAACCATTAAATAAACTGAAACCTCTCAATCAGGCTATTGATAATTATTTAAGTTCAATGGGGGAGGCATTTATTCCTAAAGTTCAAAGCAATAGTGAAAATGAAGGAGAAGATTCGGTAAAGAAACGTAGAAAACAACTTCAGAATTTATTAAAAAGTGATGGTTGGCATCTTAATCAAATAGAAATGTATTGA
- a CDS encoding IS4 family transposase, which yields MCNITLFSQIIKKIDRSIFKKLVKEKQTDKGCKGFDSWTHLVSMLFCHFAKSTSVRDISNGLRSATGNLNHLGIIKAPSKSSISYQNKRRDSDLFRDLYYSLLGSLGQQASVKRSKLRIKVPVYLLDATVISLCLSVFDWATFRTKKGAVKMHTLLEYDGKLPVYVNITEGSVGDNKGAYNIPLEKGSVIVADRYYNDFPMLNVWDSKGVFFVIRHKGNLAFSSIEERELPTTTAQHVLKDEEIELTNPQSKAKYPGRLRRVAVWDEENGQTIELITNNFAWAAQTIGDLYKSRWEIEVFFRDIKQLLHIKTFIGTSKNAVMIQIWTALITILLLKVMKATAKFGWHLSNLVAFIRLNIFVKIELQKWLDSPFIEPDKPPQNVVQGDLFS from the coding sequence ATGTGTAATATTACATTGTTTTCACAGATTATTAAAAAGATTGACCGTTCAATTTTCAAAAAATTGGTAAAAGAAAAGCAAACCGACAAGGGATGCAAAGGATTTGACAGCTGGACCCACCTGGTTTCGATGTTGTTCTGCCATTTTGCCAAGAGCACATCGGTAAGGGATATTTCCAATGGGCTTCGGTCTGCCACTGGGAACCTTAACCACCTTGGCATTATCAAAGCCCCATCGAAATCAAGTATCAGCTATCAAAACAAACGAAGGGATTCGGACCTTTTCAGGGACCTTTACTATTCTCTGTTGGGAAGTTTAGGACAGCAGGCATCTGTCAAGAGGTCCAAACTCAGGATCAAGGTTCCTGTTTATTTGCTGGATGCCACAGTTATTAGCCTTTGCCTTTCGGTGTTTGATTGGGCTACTTTCCGTACCAAAAAGGGAGCGGTAAAGATGCATACGCTTTTAGAATATGACGGAAAACTTCCTGTTTACGTGAATATTACCGAAGGGAGTGTCGGTGACAATAAGGGGGCTTACAACATCCCCCTAGAAAAAGGATCAGTGATCGTCGCCGACCGATATTACAATGACTTCCCTATGCTCAACGTTTGGGACAGCAAGGGGGTATTCTTCGTGATCAGACACAAGGGCAACCTTGCTTTCAGCTCCATAGAAGAACGTGAACTTCCCACAACAACCGCCCAGCATGTGCTCAAAGACGAAGAAATCGAACTGACCAACCCACAGTCCAAAGCCAAATATCCTGGAAGGCTTAGAAGAGTGGCTGTGTGGGATGAGGAAAACGGGCAGACCATAGAACTGATCACCAACAACTTTGCTTGGGCCGCACAGACCATTGGGGACCTCTACAAATCAAGATGGGAAATTGAAGTGTTTTTTAGAGACATTAAACAACTATTGCATATTAAAACCTTTATCGGGACCTCCAAAAATGCGGTAATGATCCAGATATGGACGGCATTGATCACCATCCTTCTGCTCAAAGTCATGAAGGCAACAGCAAAATTCGGGTGGCACCTCTCCAATCTGGTCGCCTTTATCCGACTCAATATTTTTGTTAAAATCGAACTGCAAAAATGGCTTGATAGCCCATTTATCGAACCCGACAAACCACCCCAGAATGTAGTACAGGGGGATCTATTTTCTTAA
- a CDS encoding FMN-binding glutamate synthase family protein — translation MISQPFGTQSSYKRFGREWMLHAQYPEQNVEENFRINVGSSLCKKPYLCSILNIGGMSFGSISKNATLALNGGAKIGGFAQNTGEGGLTAYHNEYGADLIFQFGTGYFGCRGENGDFEDLKFEQICQNEFVKMIEVKISQGAKPGFGAILPAKKNTDEIAKYRGIKAHTEIHSPAYHSSFSTNDELISFLDKLRQLSKGKPVGIKLCIGRESDFNSMIEAFSYQNKFPDFISIDGGEGGSGAANVDSLHWVGSPLDGALHLANQTLIRYGLRKEIKLFASGKIISSFDIFKVLALGADACYSARGMMFALGCVQSLKCNLNTCPTGITTMKADRVASLVISDKKQKVANYHKNTINGLKELLGASGIKNIKQISKAMIARKVNERETVLLSKLYPFDSDILHKKL, via the coding sequence TTGATAAGTCAACCTTTTGGTACACAAAGTTCATATAAGAGATTTGGGCGAGAGTGGATGCTTCATGCACAATATCCAGAACAAAATGTTGAAGAGAATTTTAGAATAAATGTAGGCAGTTCACTGTGTAAAAAACCTTATCTATGCAGTATTCTAAACATAGGAGGGATGAGCTTTGGCTCCATAAGCAAGAACGCAACGCTTGCCTTAAATGGTGGGGCAAAGATTGGTGGTTTCGCTCAAAACACTGGAGAGGGAGGCCTAACAGCCTATCATAACGAATATGGGGCAGACCTCATCTTCCAGTTTGGTACTGGTTATTTTGGCTGCCGGGGTGAAAATGGAGATTTTGAAGATTTAAAGTTTGAACAGATTTGTCAAAATGAATTTGTTAAAATGATTGAAGTAAAAATCTCACAGGGTGCTAAGCCCGGTTTCGGTGCAATTTTACCAGCAAAAAAGAATACTGATGAGATAGCTAAATACCGGGGAATTAAAGCACATACAGAAATTCATTCTCCTGCCTACCATAGTTCTTTTTCAACAAACGATGAGTTAATTAGCTTTTTGGATAAACTCCGCCAATTATCTAAGGGAAAACCTGTAGGAATTAAGCTCTGCATAGGAAGAGAATCTGATTTCAATTCTATGATAGAAGCCTTTTCTTATCAAAATAAATTTCCTGATTTTATTTCTATAGATGGAGGGGAGGGGGGATCAGGAGCAGCAAATGTGGACTCATTACATTGGGTTGGTTCCCCGTTAGATGGAGCCCTTCATTTGGCGAACCAAACATTGATTAGGTATGGTCTAAGAAAAGAAATAAAATTATTTGCCAGTGGGAAGATTATTTCATCATTTGATATATTTAAAGTTTTGGCACTAGGTGCGGATGCTTGCTACAGTGCAAGAGGAATGATGTTCGCCCTTGGATGTGTACAGTCATTGAAGTGTAATCTCAATACCTGCCCTACGGGTATCACTACAATGAAGGCTGATCGTGTTGCTTCACTCGTAATCAGTGATAAAAAGCAAAAAGTGGCAAATTATCATAAAAATACAATTAATGGATTGAAGGAATTATTGGGAGCCTCAGGAATCAAAAATATAAAACAAATTTCCAAAGCTATGATTGCTAGGAAGGTGAATGAGCGAGAAACGGTTTTGTTAAGCAAATTATATCCTTTTGATAGTGATATTTTACATAAAAAGTTATAA